A stretch of DNA from Coccidioides posadasii str. Silveira chromosome 1, complete sequence:
AAATTGGAAAAAAGCACTCAGGAGAATGCAGTACCTTGCTTGTGCTACATGACAAGAGCAATTGCCATGAATTTCGAAGGCTTCCAACTCAGACATCTTCTTTGCCTGGCCTGAAggcaaaaaggaaaggatATCCCTCCATAGACACTGGTTGATCAAGGCACCTGGAAAAAGATCACAACTTTTTATTCAATTGAGAGAATAAACTCCCCTGGTTGAAGCACATACAAAAACTTTTCAAAAGCATCCCCAATCAAGATAAGAATTTGCCCGAAGGCCTTTTCCTAGATTCCAATGGTTGATATCCTTCCTTGTTTTCTGGGGTTCTGGCATCAGCATTAGCAATTGGTCAAGGGGGAATGTTGAGGGTGGTGTTGTGTGGCCTTACCGCCTCTTCAGTTCTGTCCTTCCCTGATACCAAGTATCTCACGCTCAGCATTTCTGCAGTCTTTCTTATGGATTGGCCAGTGGTGGGCCTGGCATTCAATCGAACAGTACCTTAACAAATAGGCCGTTTTGTCAGCTTTTATATTCGGAAGACTCCAAGGGGCCAACGCAAGGGACTTGACTTACTGGATCATCTTGCATCGAGTACACTGCTTAAGTTTGTGGATGAATCCACACACTTCACAGCAAGGACCATCAGGAATAGCAACCCTTGGGAATCGCTCTCTAAAAATTTGGTCGACCAACATAACGGCTTTTCGGTCGCACGGCCCAAGAGTACGACAAATCGGAATCGCATAGACAAGCCACTTACGCATGTCCATGAGACGTGGCATGCCCGACATGTAAAGGTGCTTTGAGATCTCACCGCAGAACTGGCAATCCCAGACCTGCGAGTTCAAGACGACGTTGTGGTATCTGTCACGGATTCCTGCAAAATAGCGACCTGCGGGTTCCCAACGGATGTTGGAGGACTCGAGTCTGCGCCCGATCATATCACGCGGGATATAATCGAAGAAGTTGAATTCACGCCCGTTGCCACCGTTGACGCCGGGATGCTCAGGAGCACATGTGATGCTGATGATGATTCGCACCCAACTAAGAAAACGTGCTGGCATGCGGTTTACTTCCTGTCCCGCCGAAGCAGCCTGATTCTCTACCAGCATTTGGTTTGATGGTGCCCCAGGAGGTTGATTAGGTGTCAGGTCAACAACAGCATGAGAAACGCGTCGGGGAAAAGCATCCATTTTTGTTTTGGACTTTTGTTCTAAAGGGATGCTTTCAAGTATAAGtgcctgaagaagaatgatgATGGATGCACAACCAGGTCCGTGAAGCACAGCAATAGAGAAAGCAGACGAAGAGCAAAAGAACAAGAGGACCTGGGGGCAGTTATCTTTCTAGGATGTAAGATGTTTGTGCGAGAGGGTTGTGTTCCCATATCAGGAAGCCCTCGCGGCATATCCCGTGATTTGGCTACAGATGGCGCTAGTACTGGTTTAGTATCCTGTTGACAAGCTTTGCACACCTTTTCGCTGTGTCTGTTGATATCTGTTGATAAGGGAACACTGGTCTTTTGAAGATATGGGCGTCGGGTCCTCTATGATATGTCCTAGATTGCTGTTCCTTTATGTCCACAGCGAACGTGGATGTGCCCGTGAAAGGTGACTGCATACAGATATAAATTCACCTCAGGCCTTTACATAGGTCTTGACATGAAATAACACCTTCCTCAGTGATATTTCCCTATCCCCTTGCATGCCGTGAAGCAATCCAATGCGAGAGCCATTTTATCCACCCCTTCTTGTTCATCTTTTGCACTCCTGGAGATATGAGCAACTTGCGTCCTTTTACCGTTAGCTGGTTCTTCATGCTCATATCCAACCAGCCCCAAATCTGGGGCTAATTTAGTCTGATTTTATCCAGTCAAAGCAAAGCAAAAAGGAAGCTGGCGATTCCCAGATCGTCGAGGGCGCGAGGATATAATGCACGCTGTCCTGCAGTCCAGCAACGAAATATGAGTAGTTGAGGAACTGCGCCTTTAATGCTAATTACTCACAAGTGTGCAGAGGCTACAAGTATCCGTAGCAGCTCTAAATATTCCCTCCAGACAGATAGGCGCATCGAAGCTCATCACAACGGAAAGGGAAAATTGATCTTGCACCCCGTCATCCGGTATCAAGGCCCGAAAGGAGAGTAAAATGGCAATATGTAATATGTACTGCAAGGACTTGCTACCATCTAATGTAGAATCCATCTAAAAACTAAATATCTACTTGAACCAACGCAAAGCTAAGGATGCCCCAGATCTCTAACAAAAAAAACAACCATGGCAGGGTAAGTCTCAAAGTCTCCTTCATCTTAAATtgacaaagaaagaaattctATGTTGTTAATGGATTCGAAAATGACACGATAAAATCTACAGCAAGGGGTTGGATTTATACTCCAATGAAGCAGGGGGGTTCTCTTCGAGTTCCTTCTCTGCCTGTGTCGCAGATTGTTGTATCGTATTTGCTGGTTGTTCGACGTCACCTAACTCAGCGATATACTTCTCGGCCTCGAGCGCAGCGATACAACCAGACCCTGTAGATAAAAGGGTTATGTAAGTAAGTTGCACCCAGCCTCCTGTGGGTAATCAAAAGGATACTCACCTGCACTGGTGATAGCTTGTCTATATCTCTTATCTTGTACATCTCCCGCTGCAAAGACACCCTCGACACTTGTGTAACTAGTTCCTGGCTTGGTGGCAATATAGCCGTCTGAATCGGTCTCAACCTGGCCCTTTATCAATCCGGTGGCAGGCTCGTGTCCAACAGCGTAGAAGAGTCCATTAGCAGGAACAACCTCCTCATTACCAGTGACCACGTTCTTGATCTTCAAATGGGTCATCAAGCCCCTTGGCTGCGGCTCGCCCTGGACTTCAACGGCCACGGTGTTGAACTTCACTTCAACCTTTGGATGATTCAGTAATCTGGTAGCCATGGTCTTGCTAGCTCGTAATTTGTCCCGGCGTACAAGCACAGTCACGCTGCTGCCGTATTTTGTCAAGAACATCGCCTCTTCAGCGGCAGAATCTCCTCCACCGATCACAAACAGTGGCTTGTTTCGGAAAATTGGCACCGCACCGTCGCACACAGCACACGCGCTGATTCCGTTCTGCCAGTACTTGTCTTCACCGGGCAAATCCAACCGACGCGCATTAGCACCAGTGGCAATGATCAAAGCATCCGCGGTATGTGCGGGAGCATCATCGGGTCCATCGGACCATTCTTTCCACAGCTTAAACGGGCGGCTAGAGAGGTCCACACGCGAAATAGTCTCTGTGATGATCTCTGTTCCGAAGCGAATCGACTGCTCGCGCATCTTGGTCATGAGCTCGGTGCCTCCGACACCGGCGGGAAAACCGGGGAAGTTCTCGACGTCGGTGGTGGTGGTCAGTTGGCCACCTGCAGCGGTGCCGTTGGCAAGCATGCCCTCGTACATGACAGGCTTGAGCTCTGCGCGCGAGAGGTAGATAGCGGCCGTGTGGGCGGCGGGGCCGGAGCCGATGACTGTCGTGGGAACAAGCAATCAGCGCTCAGATCCATACCGAAGAGGGGGACAGTAGCGAACCGCGAAAACGCCGGGTTGGTTGGAGGGGCATAGGTACTCACTGATGACTTTGGAGTGCGCCATTCTGCTCTGGAGATTTGCCTTGACGCTCACGGGCGCCGAGGGCTGCAGTGATATACTTGCCGGTCCTGACGGTGTTGTTCGGTGTTGCAATGTGgccgcagcagcaacagAGAGCCCGACACCAGAGCGGACGGGGGAGAAGACGCGGCGGCGGAAGATTGAGGAAAACAGCTTGAAGGTGTTGGCGGGTACGAGGAAGCAAAAAAGGTTTATGTGAGAGAATTTGGTTTTATATGCGAAAGCGAGGGTAGGGTCTGGATTGTTCTGGCGATGCTCCAGGGTTGGGCTGGGACTTGAAGCTTACAAATTCACCAGGCAAGAGATTACCGCAGCTGGGCTCCATAAAGCAAATTTGACGTTTCGTGAGGCGATGGGGATGGCACTGTTCGATGCAGATGCTACAGTAGCTTGAGCCTGGGCGGTGATGCCGTCGATCGATGGCGAAGATCGTCTCCACAATTGAATCATTTCCCTGACAAAACTCTATCACGGCGCCAATGCAAAACCGACTTCGCTGTCCAGGGGTATACTCGTACATACATGCACACAGAGCAACTATTAATTACTGGGATTTGAAATTGTGACACTGGATCATCACATTCAACAGAAAAGGAACgcaagagggaaaaaaaaaaaaaaaaaaaaaaaaaaaaggaaaggaaaagagagaaaaagagaggtCAATTCCGGCGCTCCAGCCTCACAAGAAAAGAATTTAAAACAAAACTGTAGAACCTCGCTGGTTGATTCTCAACGGAGTTTCAGAAGATTCCaaacctttttttcttcgGCCGGTACGCTTCCACGCCACCGTATCCCTGTCCCACGCCTTCAGGGGATGAGAATTGACCCTGTTTCTCCTGCGCCGGCGGGGTATATGGCCTCTCGGCACCCTGGTTGGTGTGATAATCATACTCTCCATCGCTGTTATCCTCGTGTTGCGTTGTTTCTGGCTTCTTTCGTCTGAGCATCCACCACCGTCTCTTCTGGAGAGGGATGCTAGGCTCAAACTCGCCGTTAAATGATAATGCAGGTACGAGGACCCTGTACGGCGTCGTGATGCCAGCAGGATCACTCGGACTTACTTCGCAGTTCAACGTGATATCCAATCCACCCTCAAGGTTAATGAAATGATGCGTGTCATTTCCTCGTTTGAGTGCTtgcttgatctgctttgcACTTAAATCAGTACGTCGTCGGATGAAATCCCCGGGCTCGGGTTCTCTTCCGTCGGCTTGCTGGGAAGGGTGAGCCTGTCCCTGCTGTGATGGGCTATCTCGCGCCTCCAAGGGTTGCGAGCCATCGTAGCTCATGCTGCGCTGAGTGTATTCCGCTGGTTCATATCTCGATGGTGGCGGTCCGCGAGCTGAAAACCggcgagagagagaaaacGACCTCCCCAAACCTCGGCCCTCCCCGCGACTAAGTGACAACGATCTAGCAAGGTTCCCCACCCTGGGGGGTTCCGGGGTGCTTGGCTCTGAAGGTGTGTCAATTGGCGTTGAACCTATGTATGAAAGGCAGTAATTAGTATCGATTTTTGTAGTTCTACGTCAAAACTCTCCTTTCACTTCGCCTGACAGTTATTGCCACGACATACCTGGAGCGTATTCCCGGATGCAACACCAGTTCCTTCTTGGCAGGAGACGCTTATTATTTCTGGGCTTGCCGTCAACGTCGTGGGTGAATATCGGTCTCATGTCCTCCATTGTTTTCGTATCCACGGCATGAACCTTGTTTCGCCGATTAAGTGCGTCACTCATCATTTGTGGCAGGGGTGCATTGACAATCGGTGAAGAGACCACGTTTGGCATATATCTGTAATCCTGATCCTTCGGAATCTCTAGCTTCGGGTCCGTGTAGAACTGGCCCATTGCCGCCAAATTCGCGTCGCCTCTATGTCCAAAACAGTCAGGTTTTGTTtccgaaaagaaaaatgagaaaagaaaggaagatgaAAAATGCCATGTTCATACCCCAGAATGGTAATTCGGACGGATTTCTCTGCCGCGAGTTCTTGAAGGTCCTCGATCAACCATCTCCGTTCAAGCTTATGCAATTTTGCGGTCCAATGGTCATCCAAGTGTTCTGCACCGCTCCCGACTTTAGTCTCTGAGCTCCCGAACAATCCAACTTTGCTCAGCGATCGGACAGGATCCATGACCTTGCTCGTTACGTTTTCAAGCCATGCCTAAGGCCGCGTTAGGGCGCTTATTCAGAGTGCACGGAGCTTACACGTACCATTCTTGGATAGGCGACGGGAATTGAAATGAGCACGAGAAGATGCTTCGTTTCTCCCTTTATGATCTCTTCGTGACAGCGATTCCAAATCAAATCATACGTGTCGTCGCTCAAAATATCGTATCGCTGAAAATTTGTTAGCAATGACCAAAACAGATCAGCAAGGGAGACGGTCTTACGGTCCGTTCAGTTCGGCAGTCTACCGCCAAAAGTGCCGCCCGCCTACCCAAGTGTACAAAAATACTTCGACTTTTCTGTTCAATAAAGGGACCCGGAGCGGGACCCATTATCCAACTTGGTTCGTTCAACTGCGTCTCTTCCGGAACGCTCTGGTGCTGGAAAAGCATGTAATACTTGAACGCAATATTTCCCAATCCCGAAAATACTGGTGAGGTCATAAGTTCATCCGAATAAGATCCGAATCCGCTAATTATATCATGATCGTCCCACATGTTAACCATCGGTATCTGGGCACTTGCCATGCTAAACAGACCCTGAGAAAACCATCGCAGGTAGTTATCCAAATAAAACTCCTCGAGTTCGGCCTTGATATCTAGATTGAACGGGTGCTGGTATTTTTCATATTTGACTTTTATATCCAGCCAGTTTTGAAAGTGTTCGGTCTCGAAGGCTACAGCATCATTGTATATCTGAGATCCACCGCCGATCATGACGTGGAATGGCCGTGTCTGGTGGACGTTGAGAGCATCCCGCCATAACGGATCGGGTCCGCTAAATTTATCAGTGTCAACGGACGCCCCGAAGCAATTGCCGCTGTGGAACATGATGTTCATCATCTGCCCTTTCGCTGGAACCCAAAAACCCTGAGCAGAACCTTGGTTGATACGGTAGGCGATGTGCTCTTGTTTGCTTCCGAGCTCGATCTGAATGTTGAACCGCCAGAAAGTCACGTCTCTTGCTGAGTCGGCGTAAAGTCGGAATCCCGGGATCTCTTTGTATCTTCCAACGGATTCCCCGTCTAGGTCTCCGACTCTCGCATCAGGCGATTTACCGACCCGGTTGCTGGTGCTGTAGTCCAAGGGGCTGGGTGACTCTTCAAAAAGGCCGTCTTCATTTTCAACAAAACAGAGGTCCTTTGCCTCTTCGACGTGGTCCACAGGTTTGACATAGAGTAGCTTTCCGTTTCTCGAGAGCTTTGTGAGCCCTGCAATCGGATCAACGTATTCTGGTGCAAGCTCCCCGTGTTCAGGGCGAATTTCGGTGGGTGGTGGAGGTAACAAATCTCGAGGCTGAGAAAAAATGCGAAGCGTTGGCGGAATATCATATGAAGACGCAGAGTCCTTGGTAGCAATCATGATGCTTCCTCTCCAAATTTCTCTCTCAGCGGGCCCGGTACGACTGTCAATTCGCTCCCGTTTTATACCGGTGAATCGAAGTAGCGGTCCGCACTTTAAGTATAGAGGTGGTTCAAACGGAGTGTTTTCTATACAATTCAAAGGAATTTAGTTCATATAGGATAAAGAATTCTAGGTTGCAAATATTTTGATTAAAGTGCTGAACTCACTCTTTATTTTGGGAGAAGGCCGGGGTATATTCTGGGATACAGATTGATTTCTCTTGCGTCTCTCTGGGTCCTTTCCTTCCCACCAGGCCTTTCCGTCAAGGCTTTGAAATTTGAAGTCATCCCGTAGCAAAAAGCCCACTGTTGCATTTCTCCATTCATCAAGCGGCGGCGGAGTCGGAGGAGGAACAGCAAACGTAACGGAAACTCGCTTCTGTTTATTTTCACTCTTTTTCAGTCCTGTTATGGAGTCCAGGTCGTCCGATTGGGCCTCATTGCTGGCATTGGCATACCCTTGGCCCACTGGATCATCGTTAGTCGCCCGTAGCCCATCCACGGGCTTATTGATGTGTGAAGGCTGGTCCTTGGGGTCCGGCGAGCTTAGCGCCCGAGCCTGATCGTACGGTTTCGTTCTACTGGCGTTGAAAGCTGGGCTTGTATTGGCAGGATATTCTGTCGCAGGCTGTTCTCTAAGTTCCCGAAGAATAGGCTTTTGAAGTTTTCGGCTGTTGCTCCTCTGTACAGGCGCGGCCGGTGTAAATGAAGGAGGATTGGCATGTGGATGCTGCCATGAGCGTCTGTCCTCAGCGTAACCCCGGCTTTTGAACTGATTTACAGACGGTTGTGCTACTCTCTGCTGTGGAGTCGACTCGTCGTCGTTGGCCGCAGCCATGAATTGATATGCTCCTCCATCGAGGGAAAATTCAGGATCTTGATCCGGCCTAGCACGCACTTGATTAACCATCTCGGACGCCATAGGTTCCCTCAATCCTTCTGATTCCAGTGGCTGATAATCGAATCCTTCACGATCAGTTGAAAACCGACCAGGTGAGGGTTTCGTTGATTCTATCACAGCACTTTGCTGTAGCCGTTCTCGTTGTTTAGTGCTTAGACTTCTTGTCAGCCCAGCTTCCTCGAGGGTCGGCGGCTGCTGAGACATAGTTTCTGTAGTGTGGCTATTCTCCTTCAGTCTCGGACTCGGACGCACGTCCTGACTAATGCGACGATTCTGACGCCCGGCTTTGGCCTCTCTCAGCAGCATCTCCGCTTCTTCCACCCTCGCGCGTTTCTCTTCCTTGCTGATATCCTTCAATGTGACCTCCAATTTCTGCAAGGGAGATCGGGCGGGCGCCCAGTCGCGATCACGCCGTCGTTTATCATCTTTCTTTGGAACGGCGTCTGGGTTTGATTGGGCCACAGGGGAAGGCGGTTCGCTAGGCTGTGATTGCGGTATAGAACGTGGAGCGGGGGGAGATTGGTATATACTGCTCGCTGTATTTTGGACCGACGACGATCTAGAATTTGGATTTGCGGGGGAAGTCCCTATCGACGTAGTACCGTGAACAGTCTCCGTTGGACTTGAACGAGGCGGCTCTGGAAGCCTGCGCTCAGGTGGGAGATTCCTCGCACGCTCCGCGAAAGACCTCACTCCAACACGGGTTGACTGTTCTGGGCCATGTGAACGCCGAAATGAGTTTCCACGTATAATAGGAGCTTCACGAGTCGATGGCAGGGCGCATTGGTCGTCATACTCTGAATCGAATGGCGGTTGGGTAGATTTGGTGTAAAATTTCCCGTTCGCAGGGATCTGCGTGTTCGAAGCGGATCTGGATCGCGTAGTTGTTGCTTGTCGCTGGGCCGACGACATCGTTGTGCTTTCTCACGGAATGTCAATCGGGTATATCAAGGGCTGTCAGACAGTGTATGTGTATAGCCACTTCGTGGGTCGATGAAGTTTCAAGAAATGGTTGAGCGTCGGCTGCCTTTGGTAGATTGTCGAACAGGACTCCGTGCTGGAATCAATCCCGCTGGATGGGAGGTGGCTGAGCCCAAGGTCGATCCGTGGACGAGTCAAGATGAATGCAGCAAATTTACCTTACATTCTGATAGCAGCCAGCAACTGCATGCGCGGTGTGCACGGAGACAATTGAAACTCGCAGCGGTTGATCGAGCTGTGTGTCGTCTGACTCCGATTGGGCCTTTGCGTCACCGCGCCCGATAAGAATTTCGCCAGCGATAAGAGGTCTTTGTATGGGAGTGACTTCAGCGAGCACTCCAGAGGACGCTTTTCAGAGAGAAAGGGCAGTGGCCTGAGGACTTCAAGCACCAGGAGTTCAAGCATGACCTGTTTTGCAGAAAAGTTTGTCTTTACTCCAGACCGTCGAGGTGCTGACGGCGAGGTGCATGTGCCCTTTTTGGGTGGCTGGGCACGCGAAAGCCAATTGCACGGCATCGTGCCCAATCCCATCGCTTTCGTTCTCCGTCTTCACCGCTGGCATCTTTACGAAACGGTTGCTGCTCTCTTCCGAAGCGCAAAGAGCGAGGGCTTGCAGAAACCGTTGCCAGCACAAGCATCTAAAATTTAATAAATATAAGATAGGGTTTAACTACTGTGGCCCATGGTTGATCAACTTCCCGCAACCCAAACCTTCGCAGCCTCCGCACGCCACGCCCTGGCAGCTCCCAGATGACGTCCTATATTTCCAAAATGCATCTTCACGCCCTTAAAAGCTTACTGGGCACTGGGTCTGAGATACAGGACCCTTTGTTACTCGGAACTATGGAGTAGATTAGGAGGAATTAATTCGCCTGAAGCAGTGGTCAACCAAGGCCGTTTCTCCAACGTGCCGCAGAAATGACAGTCCGCTACGGAGGAGTACTCGAGAAGCTGGTATAGGAAGCTTTGGCGTGGTGCGGTGATAGTTGACTGGTCCGGGCCGTCTCTCTACAAACGTCGATCCATTCTTGCTCGTCGTCAAACTCATCGCTATTGCTCGACCGCTGGGATGAAGAAAAGGGAGGCGTCGCCCTTCCGTAGTATGTAGACAGAAAGTTAACTCCCCCGGACGGCTTCACGACACTGGTTGATACCCTGCTTCGGGTGTTGTCATGCTCCGTCGAAAAGTTGAAACTCTGGCTGTTTCCTCTGCTCGACTCTATTGACATCCCCAGACAGGTGCCTGCCGATGCAGCTTGATCGCCCCAAACGGTTCTAGGAGCAAGAATAAAGCTTGTCTCCCTCTCAGTTTGTGCTTGTCCTATTGCTTGGGTGAGCCAAACCGGCGGATGTGTGTCGAGTTTTGTGGTAGACAGGATCAACTGTGGCTGATTTCGACGATTTAATGCTTTTCTACTACGTAGACCTTCACCCACTTGTATGATCGGAGTTTGTTATCCCTAGACCCCTTGATACCCGTAGAGTTATCCGGCACTTGATCCTTCAAGCATTAATATCTGGAGTCTCCATCCTGTACGGCCCGTGCCTTTAGTAGCAAACCACGCTTGTTTGGCATGTGCACGCCTGGGGTTCCGAAGAGCAATGCTGAGGGCGCCTCGTTGCTTCAGCACCTACGGAGTATGAGCGTCCTCTTAATACACTCCCACAAGGTCTCAGACAGTCTCCAATGTGAAACCGATGATGAATGCGCAAGCGACCTCGACTCTAACATTGGCCTTAGCAAAAGAAACTCTGACCCCGGACAAAAACCTAAAAGGTTGACCATTTGCAACTTCAGCCGGCCGCTCCGAGATGGTCGAGAATCTCAGCCACCAAGCCATCACAACTGCGTTTCTCGAACGGAAGACTCTTCTTAAATGTACGTGTGGAGTACATACGTAGGCTCAGTCACGTATGTCGCTGTAGTCCACGAGTGCCAGCTTCTGGGGGCGTCTTTGGCGCTCGCAGTAAAGCCGATAAAACATTGAAACAGAACCCTAACTGCGCCTTTCTGCATGGGTTGATCCGCGAAGGAAGCAAATATCCTAGCGCAGACACCATCAGCCGGCATCCTTTCCAGTCACCAGTACTCCAAATTTCGTCCCTCAATTGAGCTTGGCGAAAAGCCTTGCTCCGTACCAGTCCTATGAAGCTCGCACCTGTTCAAAGCCACATGTTAAGAAAAACCCCCTCGGTTTTGAATCCCCAAGCAAAGCAATTAAGGAGAGCAGGAAGTCCAATGCTTTTATTAAGTTAATATTGTTTTCTCGCTTCGTGGCTTCTTTCCCAGCAGATGCAACGCTCACATTGTTGCTCTCTGTTGTTAATGTGTCGCTGATTGACGACGTTGTCCTGTGTTGCGTTTTTCCCTTTGGACAGCTTGCAAGTTTGCAAGGTCCTCGCAAACCGTTGCACGACTGAAATAGTTACGTTTGCCCGTTGCCACCACGCGGGCTTCTCCACGGGACATTTGGTTCCTGGCTTCCGTTGGCGAATAGATTTAACATTCCGGAGAAAAAAACCTTTTCGATTTCAAGAATCGCCTAAGAAAGCCATATTTGTCATTggaaattttcttttttgtctttttctCTCCTTATCGCCTCTCGAACACCTCgtctttcttgttcatggCAAGCCGGACTTGCGTGACCTCTTCCGTTTCAAATAACCGGTGGCCTGCCCGACGTCGATAGCAACCGACGTGGTCGCTAAACGCTCATAAATTCTATTTCCTTTTGAACAATGAGGTTAATAAGCGTCTTTGCGTTCGCTTCGGTGTTCTATTCCCTTTCCTCCGCCAGTCTTTACACTCGTGATTACGATACTCGAGATTACGTTGCCCTCCACCTCCGTCCCTCGTTATCCCCGAATCGAGTGGCTCAGCTGCTAGGCGCCAGGCACGAAGGGCGCATAGGAGAGTTACAAGACCACCatactttctctttcccGAAAGGCCAGGGTGGGGACCTAGACAGTTTACTGGATGATTTACAgcgaaggagaagaagaagaagatacttAGAACTAGAAGGGACACAGCTAGACAAAAGTCAAGATGACGATGAATTAAATGGCATTCTCTACTCGGAGAAGCTGATACCGAGACAGCGGCTACACAAACGCatacctcctcctcctcctcctcctcctcctcctccgccgCCGTCTAAGCAGAGATATAAGCGTTTTCCGCAATCTCAGGGCGAAAACTCGGCGATAGCGAGACAGCGAGAGCTCGCGGACAAGCTATCGATCAGCGATCCGATCTTCGTCGACCAGTGGCACTTGTTTAACACCGAGCAGCCTGGCCATGATTTAAACGTGACGGGCCTGTGGCTTGAAGGGATCACCGGAAATGGAACGGTGACCGCGATCGTGGACGACGGCTTGGACATGTACAGCCACGATCTCAAGGATAACTACTTTGCAGAAGGCTCGTATGATTTTAACGATAAAGGAAAAGAGCCAAGGCCTCGCCTCGTCGATGACAAGCATGGCACTCGCTGCGCTGGAGAAGTTGCTGCCGTCAAGAACGATGTTTGCGGTGTTGGCGTAGCGTATAACGGAAAAGTGGCGGGCATCCGCATCTTGTCGAAGCCCGTCACGGATGAGGATGAAGCAGCGGCTATCAACTATGGATTTCAAAAGAACCAGATTTATTCCTGCTCCTGGGGACCGGTGGATAACGGTGCGACCATGGATGCCCCTGGTCTTC
This window harbors:
- the TRR1 gene encoding thioredoxin-disulfide reductase (EggNog:ENOG410PF9Q~COG:O~BUSCO:8875at33183) encodes the protein MAHSKVIIIGSGPAAHTAAIYLSRAELKPVMYEGMLANGTAAGGQLTTTTDVENFPGFPAGVGGTELMTKMREQSIRFGTEIITETISRVDLSSRPFKLWKEWSDGPDDAPAHTADALIIATGANARRLDLPGEDKYWQNGISACAVCDGAVPIFRNKPLFVIGGGDSAAEEAMFLTKYGSSVTVLVRRDKLRASKTMATRLLNHPKVEVKFNTVAVEVQGEPQPRGLMTHLKIKNVVTGNEEVVPANGLFYAVGHEPATGLIKGQVETDSDGYIATKPGTSYTSVEGVFAAGDVQDKRYRQAITSAGSGCIAALEAEKYIAELGDVEQPANTIQQSATQAEKELEENPPASLEYKSNPLL
- a CDS encoding uncharacterized protein (EggNog:ENOG410Q5I5~COG:S), whose product is MDAFPRRVSHAVVDLTPNQPPGAPSNQMLVENQAASAGQEVNRMPARFLSWVRIIISITCAPEHPGVNGGNGREFNFFDYIPRDMIGRRLESSNIRWEPAGRYFAGIRDRYHNVVLNSQVWDCQFCGEISKHLYMSGMPRLMDMRKWLVYAIPICRTLGPCDRKAVMLVDQIFRERFPRVAIPDGPCCEVCGFIHKLKQCTRCKMIQ
- a CDS encoding uncharacterized protein (EggNog:ENOG410PGCZ~COG:S) codes for the protein MDPVRSLSKVGLFGSSETKVGSGAEHLDDHWTAKLHKLERRWLIEDLQELAAEKSVRITILGGDANLAAMGQFYTDPKLEIPKDQDYRYMPNVVSSPIVNAPLPQMMSDALNRRNKVHAVDTKTMEDMRPIFTHDVDGKPRNNKRLLPRRNWCCIREYAPGSTPIDTPSEPSTPEPPRVGNLARSLSLSRGEGRGLGRSFSLSRRFSARGPPPSRYEPAEYTQRSMSYDGSQPLEARDSPSQQGQAHPSQQADGREPEPGDFIRRRTDLSAKQIKQALKRGNDTHHFINLEGGLDITLNCEVSPSDPAGITTPYRVLVPALSFNGEFEPSIPLQKRRWWMLRRKKPETTQHEDNSDGEYDYHTNQGAERPYTPPAQEKQGQFSSPEGVGQGYGGVEAYRPKKKSVTISNPSN
- a CDS encoding uncharacterized protein (EggNog:ENOG410PGCZ~COG:S), coding for MSSAQRQATTTRSRSASNTQIPANGKFYTKSTQPPFDSEYDDQCALPSTREAPIIRGNSFRRSHGPEQSTRVGVRSFAERARNLPPERRLPEPPRSSPTETVHGTTSIGTSPANPNSRSSSVQNTASSIYQSPPAPRSIPQSQPSEPPSPVAQSNPDAVPKKDDKRRRDRDWAPARSPLQKLEVTLKDISKEEKRARVEEAEMLLREAKAGRQNRRISQDVRPSPRLKENSHTTETMSQQPPTLEEAGLTRSLSTKQRERLQQSAVIESTKPSPGRFSTDREGFDYQPLESEGLREPMASEMVNQVRARPDQDPEFSLDGGAYQFMAAANDDESTPQQRVAQPSVNQFKSRGYAEDRRSWQHPHANPPSFTPAAPVQRSNSRKLQKPILRELREQPATEYPANTSPAFNASRTKPYDQARALSSPDPKDQPSHINKPVDGLRATNDDPVGQGYANASNEAQSDDLDSITGLKKSENKQKRVSVTFAVPPPTPPPLDEWRNATVGFLLRDDFKFQSLDGKAWWEGKDPERRKRNQSVSQNIPRPSPKIKKNTPFEPPLYLKCGPLLRFTGIKRERIDSRTGPAEREIWRGSIMIATKDSASSYDIPPTLRIFSQPRDLLPPPPTEIRPEHGELAPEYVDPIAGLTKLSRNGKLLYVKPVDHVEEAKDLCFVENEDGLFEESPSPLDYSTSNRVGKSPDARVGDLDGESVGRYKEIPGFRLYADSARDVTFWRFNIQIELGSKQEHIAYRINQGSAQGFWVPAKGQMMNIMFHSGNCFGASVDTDKFSGPDPLWRDALNVHQTRPFHVMIGGGSQIYNDAVAFETEHFQNWLDIKVKYEKYQHPFNLDIKAELEEFYLDNYLRWFSQGLFSMASAQIPMVNMWDDHDIISGFGSYSDELMTSPVFSGLGNIAFKYYMLFQHQSVPEETQLNEPSWIMGPAPGPFIEQKSRSIFVHLGRRAALLAVDCRTERTRYDILSDDTYDLIWNRCHEEIIKGETKHLLVLISIPVAYPRMVRVSSVHSE